Part of the Archocentrus centrarchus isolate MPI-CPG fArcCen1 chromosome 4, fArcCen1, whole genome shotgun sequence genome is shown below.
CATCTCAAATCCCTTAATCTAGTTGGACAGAGCTGCGACAAAAGGGCAGATTTCAGCTACATTTCAGTTACTTGATGACAATAATTATTATCcatagtttgtttttaagcagttctttgttcttttattgGGTTTGGATTCATTTATTAGAGATCTCTGGGGTTGCTCTTGAAACAGGCCCTgaccatttttccttttttctgcagTTGTCATTTGTGCAGTTTGAGTACCTATCACTGAAATCGTTTCATAATTATGCATCCAAGGATACCGCTAATTTACTTGGAACATGAGGCAAGTGGGATGGTTTTGGTTGATGTGGTCTGTTTATTGCCAACATGATCTGGTGCAGGGAGAGAAATTGTAGGAGGAGAGGGATATAAACAGTTGGGGATAAATGATCCAGGATGGAGTGAGGAGGGCAGCAAAGGTTAGTGAGGACAAGATGAGAGGAGGTCAGAGGAGGTAAATGTAGACATCTGGAagagtttttgtttgtgcttcCTTCAAGTTGTCACTGTGTCACTGCCAACATAAAGCCTTCACGCATGTTTGTGGTCACATCTACTCTTGCTCTGTCATGTGTCTGATGTGCGTGTGCCCGGACAGCATATCAGATCATCAGTCCAACTCCCAAACCTTCAGGCGTGACTATTGAGCAAATATTTGAAGGAGATtaagaaaagaggaaggaaaactCACAGGGAAACAGAATAAGAGAGGGACAGAGAAAGCCTTGAACCTCGAGCTCTGCTGTTGTTGGCGTCTTCTCAAAGGTTTTTCTGTGAAACAAGAGGCCAGGCTAACCTGATCACTCCCTCTAACTTCCACCTCCAGTCTAGCTCAAAGCTGCAACCCAGTGCTATCACACATGCAGAAATCAAGTTTTCCAAAAGCTTTACATAAATAAGGTTGCATAGCGGTCATATCCTGTTAGGTGGAATTAGGTAGAATCAGTCTaggaacaaaacaaaggatCCCCCCCCCTAACCTGTGAAGATTGCCCCTATTTTGCCCTCTCAAAACACCCACAAATCACTTAATTCACTGAGAGGCATATAAAAGTTAATAGATGCCATGTTGGCTGGATCGCACTCACTTGGCCTCTAGCTCAGTGAGTCTTAATGAAATGAAGATTTTGTAAATCATGCTGTTAACTTTAATCTCTTCTAACCACTCAGGTggtcagaggagagagaggagggaccACACAGGAGGATGGGACAgaggggagagaggaaaaaaagagattgAGGGGGTGGAGGGGCATACAGGGAGTGGCGGGCATAATGGTTTTATTGACCACACAGTGGGGGCATGATGGGCTCCTACCAGTCACTTTGACCATAGAcacgtacatacatacataactCAATCCTCATGTGCTTGATATCGGTGCTATTTGCACTGGCAGAAACATGGAATGGATACAGCTTATTATTTCAATAAGGAACCACAATTTGAGGGCACTgagtgtgtagctgtgtgtggatgtgtgcagTCCTCCCACAGCACTACCCCACCCCTTCGTCCAGCACTATCCATCATGTTTTTCAGGTTTCTTGACAGAAGCAGGGAATGAAATACTTCTGTCTGGTGAATGTTTGAGTACAGATTTGAATTTTCATCACCAACCAGCACTGTGGAGGGTCTGGGGAGAGTTAGTGTGAGATTTAAGTATAGGAGGTGGAAAGAGTACTAGAAAATTCATGCTTGATGAATAGAAAATTGGAAAAAGTTAGATTAGATTATTGATACCACATATTCTACTGCATAAAAAGCCACGGCTAAGAGATGAGTAGCTTAGCAAAGTCTCCTTAAAGCAGAtctattatagttttttctcatttcactcATATATATTGTTACAGTGATAAATGTCATATTAAACACTGGCAATGTTTCAGATGAGGTAAGCCTATGTACAAAAGGCTTTAGACTTTCCTAAATgcttaaacagttttttttctattcttggcTCTGTGTGTCAGTTGAGAACACAGCAGTCCCACACATCTGCTgtccaaaccttctgtttgtgaggggcagccaatcagacgaCAGTCTTTTCaaacagtggatgaactgaggagctCCAGAAAAGCCCAGCTGtgctgattttttaaattttttattattattggtttgcatctttttaacaagaagataTAGTGTGGTTGTTATGtactagtattttttttttaaagctaaccGTCTGTAGatggagtttgtttttgaaagGAGTGATAAAGATGGatgacaaacaaaaagaaaacccaaccaAGAGTGTCTTAGCAAGGTGGTGGGCGGCTCTAGTGGAAGTTTGGAACAACATTTATGTTCTGCCATTTGGTGTTTTTATGGCAGTGGTCAAAAGTACTGTCACCGGCCCCAAATGTCCTGTGGGTGTTCAGTTTGGTTAACCTTTGTTGACTGCAAAGGCCATAGCATGTGTTGCATGACACCCTTGCACCCAATGGATGGGGACATAATCACGCTGGACCACTGCCATCTGTCACAGTTAGTCAGATTATACATTCAAAGTCAGATATTTaagttaaaaacacacacacacacacacacacacacacacacacatagaattACAAATCCAAGTATTCTAAATGAACAACGTCAGGAAATCCAAATAGCCAAAAAAATCTCTTAGAACACAAGTTCAAGTTCAGGGAATACACAGCTAAGCAGACAACATGACAAAAGACAAAGGAAGGCTGACACAATataatgagggaagaggaaacaggtagGGGACTAGACACAGCTGAAACCAATCAAGACAATAAGCAAGGGAAGTAACACTAGACAAGGCCAAAggcctaccaaaataaaacatgaaatgagACAGGAAATAAAACTAACCGGTGAAACAAGATTAACTTGGCAAAGATGATACGGGAAGACagggacaaaagacaaaaaactgagagacaaacacagagtCAAGACTAATCGAGGGACAGAAAAGGAGCTAACTAAAAATAAACTCCTTGGAAATCAATGGTGATCTAAGACTCAACAAATAAACTAGAAAATAGACCATAAAGAGCCCATATAAAGCATCAGAAAATAAGCAAGACTGTTAAGCAAAGGTAATTAAAACAACAACTCTATGAATAGAAAACAAAGTACTAACTAGATCCTGGACAAACAGAAACCCTTATCCAAAAGATAACCTAACTCAAAAGTTGGGCTAAATGTGTATATGGACCACCAGGAaggtataataaataaaacattaagaatACCGACAACCTAAATTTTAGAAACCAGTAACAAAACCCAAACATGAATCATGCTCAAAACAAAAGGAACCATGAACTCAAAAAACCTAAAGGCCCAGGGCCCACAACAAAATAAGTTGCAACTAAAGACATCAAACAACTGCTGTGGTGTCAAAAATACAGTATTTCACTGTAGATAAACACAATTACATAAAGTGGTAAATTGCAAATGTTTCATGACTAAAGTAGTTGATTAAATTGAGTTACTTTCCACTGCTGCCAACATTTCAAGCTGTGTAATATTAACCAATCTGGTTGCCATTTTTCCTTCATCAGAATTTTAATGGTCAGAGAAAGGAAACCAagagaaaaatcattttttcctgTGTCATAACCAAAAGGCTACTGCGTAATTCTGGCCTTTCCATAAGTGCATGGTCAAAAGTGGACTCACAGTAAGTTAAAGGAGAATTACGTCTTTCAGTAGTGCTAGTAAACAGAAAAAGCTTctcactgacagcagcactTGTAATCAGTAACCCCAtaaccaccccccacccccctccactGGCTCAGTAGTGTTTGTTTAAGAAGAAATCAGGGTACATTGTTCGTCTCCTTACATATCTGTGATTTTATTGATGCATGCTGTGGTGCTTCAGGTGTGTGTCGGTATCCTCTGGGGATGTCTGGAGGACAGATACAGGACGAGGACATCTCTGCTTCCAGCCAGTGGTCTGACACCACCGCTGCTCGATATGGCAGGTAGGTCTCACTCTGCAAACTCTCACACACGTGTTTCAGAGCATGTTTACCCTGagaataagtgtgtgtgtgtatgtgtgtgtgtatgggtggtTTATCCTGCAAGGTGCCCGTGCCTGTTTATTTGCAGTCAACCACAGACTGGGGTATCAGTTCTAACCTACAGCCACATGATTAagtatgtgtgtctctgtgtgtgtctactGTAGAACTTGGGTGGCCTTCAGTAAGTATCAGGATAATGATGTAATATACTTTCCCCATCCATCCTGGCTGTAGTTTCAGTCTTGCCCAGTTCCTTCTTGCTCCCGTGCCAGCCCCATTCCCAAAATTAACACTTTTAAGATGAATTTACGATGCAGTCTTTCACCAAAGTGTTTTCATAGCAGACTTTAAGAGCTGAAATTCAACACTGGACTCACTTCTACTTTCCTCTCACCTTTTTCTTCTCCATCCTGTCCTAATTTTTCTGCTCCATTGCCCTTTTTGCTTTCCTGCTGTGATTCTAACGTGTACATCCACCATTATttgtcctcctctctccttccctttctctctgtccAGGTTGGACTTTGAGGAGGGTGATGGCGCGTGGTGTCCGGAGATAACAGTGGAGCCAGACAACCTGAAGGAGTTCCTTCAGATTGATCTGCGCTCCCTCCACTTCATCACACTTGTGGGAACCCAAGGACGCCACGCAGGAGGCATTGGGAATGAGTTTGCCCAGATGTACAAGATCAAGTACAGTCGTGATGGGAGCCGCTGGATCTCGTGGAGAAACAGGCAGGGCAAGCAGGTGAGTTTGTCCTCTGCAGTAGCTCTGGTGAAACTGAAGGTTTTCTCTGGCTTGGATGCTGTATCTATTTCAACCTTTATGACAAATGATAAAGTTACTTTTTGATTGTTAATTTTATGGCTTTGTTATCTGCGATCTCCGTCAGCCTCAACACAGTGGCttcacagtgtgtttgtttgaccTGCAGGTGATCGAGGGAAACAGAAATGCCTATGACATCGTCCTCAAAGACCTCGAGCCGCCCATCATTGCTCGCTTTGTTCGCTTCATGCCTGTCACAGACCACTCCATGAACGTCTGCATGCGAGTGGAGCTCTATGGCTGTGAATGGCTGGGTAAGTAGTGGTTCAGGTGGAAGGGAAAACCATGCAGACAGACAAATGAGACATGTAATGAATAAAGAGCAAGGAAATGCAAAGGTAATTCAACACCTGAGCTGAAGCAACAAATCCTTCTCACCTTTGAGCCCATAAAGATAGAGAGGATCAGCTGATTATCTCTCACCTTTTAATGACAGGCAGGGCCGTGTTTTTCAATAACACTGGTGTCCATAATAATTATACCACAAGCAAAATAATGAATGTCTATTTTAGAGACACTTTATTCCCTTTAGTTGGAACTTTTTTATTTACTGGTGGGAAAAAAGTACTTTTTCTCTGTCACTGCTTCCTGAAATATTATGTAAAAATTCATGCTCAAAACCAACTTTTAAAATGGTGAAGTTGTCAGGATGCATTATTTTGTGACCCCTTGGGgttcttttgcttttgtgcaCACAAccttaattaaaatgaatggaTTTAACTAATGCATCTGTAAAAAGCTGGTTAATTAATGCAGTTCCTTCTGTAAATTTCAGCTTTAACTAAAGGGACTGAAGTATAATACTGCATGAACCTTTGaggaattgcagccattttttttaCGCAGTTGTTTACATCAAGTCTGTTGTGGTAGAGTACACAGtcagaatgatgaaaaatgggTCTCTGTGAAACATTTGCAGACTTTGAAAAGTCGGTGAGGCAGACTTCATGGGTCATGTGAGCAGGTTGTTTTGCTAACTTAAAGCATATGTATGAAACTATCACATTTCTAAATAATTTGACGTGGTGAAACTGAAATGTaatcaaagacaaagaaaagcaaacatgaaagtaactgttttctaaaaaaacactttacctcCCGCTTGTTAGAAGCTTTAAGGGGGGTGTCTTAAAATAAAAGTGCGGTTTAATCAATTTTGGTCCTTGTCCTTCCTTTAAATCCATCTTTTCTCAGGACATGGCAACGCATGGCCACACCACCCTGTGTCTGCCACACCGCTGCCAATGATTACATTTACattctttgttttcatgttctggTGCTTTGTTGAGGACTATTACTGCTACTTAAGTGGAAAATTCCACTCATCCCTTGTGACGCTTGATATTTTGGTAAAAATCTGAACGACAATGTAAAGCAAACTTTgtgggttttttaaaaaagaataaatcttTGCTTTACAGATGGCCTTGTTTCATACAACGCTCCTGTGGGAGGGCGGATGAACTTACCTAATTACCCTGTTTATCTCAACGACTCTGTCTATGACGGAGCTATCATCTACAGGTGTGTTTAATCatctttttgccattttttttcatcacacATCACCCAACATCCTTCCTCTCATTCCCCCCCAGCCTTGTTATTGTCCAGTTTCTATGGTGAAAGCAAAGACAGACAGTGGTGAGTGGGTTATGGTGGTTTACTGTTAGGCAATACCTCATGGGAATAACTGAGTCAACCCTGCTCACACAGTTTCAAAACCAGAATGAACCAATCAGGATGTTTTGTTGACATTTGTGTTTGGGTTATGCTACGGTGAATAATGTCCTCCATGTCCTCCAACTTCTTTTCCTCTATCAtggaaaaagggaaaagaaaataacacaatATTAAAGCTCAAAGCCAACGACAGACAAGAGTTTGGTAATGCTGCCGCCTAGTGTTGGATTGACAGCAGAAACCACGTTCCTCACATTTTCAGGATCGGACACTTCACAATAcctttatttgtgtatttgatttatttgttggttaattagaaaaacacacaaagagacaaaaatataccaaatatgacaaaaagaagaataaaagaaTAATTTGCTCCTCTTAATTGAAACAAGGCGATCCTCTGTTctccaaaacaaaaatgtccTTTAGAGGAAAgtaaacaaaatgttaaaattctgACGTATtgtaaaaactattttaaaaaataacccTGCCCTCAagtgaaaatacaacaaaattaaaacagcaTGGTTCACAACAAGCATCTTTTCAGATGGACTCTCATTTGGAGCTTTTACAAGGTTCAAAAAGAGACCCTAAACCTTGGTTtatgtttttgctctttttttaaacaatatattttaattgttctttaaccaaaaacagaaatatacagCAAACTGTTATTCTGACTGACttactgtaaaattaaaatccTTTATAAAGCTCTAAAACAGTTACTAAacatgttcagtttttttgtcctttaaatATAATTATCAGTTGTACCTTGTGATATAATTTGTCTTATCCCATATGTAACAGTTTTCACTCCAAAACAAagttgtatcttttttttttaaataaaaaaatattgatattataCACTGAAGAttcattaatatatatattttttaattgttattgtTATGTCCTCTTGGataaaactcaaacacaaataTCTTTGGATGTAGTGGAATTTCCTCTGAATTAATGAACTCTGACCTCTTCCCCAAATGTTTCAATCTCTCTGCCAAATGTAGTGAAACAGTGTTGCTTCAACTTGTGTTTGTAGTAACCAGTTATAGTAATAGTTACTCTGAGTATGATGGTCCATAAAATATAAGGTCAGAGTACTAAGCACACTCTGCCTTCCTGTTTCTCAGTATGACAGAAGGCTTGGGCCAGCTGACTGATGGCGTCTGTGGCTTGGACAATTTTACTGTGAGTCATGACCCCAATGGATGGCCAGGCTATGATTACGTGGGCTGGAACAATGAGAGCTTCCCAAATGGATTTGTGGAAATAATGTTTGAGTTTGACCGTATACGAAACTTTACCACGATGAAGGTGAGGGTCATGATCAAACAAGCTGAAATTGTCCGCTGCTGTTTGGCTCCACGCATCTCACCAGgtgtctttcttttctgtccAGGTCCACTGCAGCAACATGTTCTCTAGGCATGTCAAGGCCTTCCGCCAGGTGGTTTGTTACTTCCGCTCTGACTCAGACTGGGAGACCACACCGCTTTCCTTCAGCCCAGTGGTGGACGAGAAGAATCCCAGCGCCCGCTTCGTCATTGTCAGCTTGGCCAATCACATGGCCAGCGCCATCAAGTGCCAGTTCTATTTTGCTGATGCCTGGATGTTGTTCAGCGAGATCACCTTCCAGTCAGGTACATACTGGAGAGCTGTGTGATGCTCTTTGCTGGTCTGTTATATATTTAGTTTAGGTTTACACTGTACAGTGGCCCTATCATGGTCATTCCGagctccatgtttttattcttgtttttgtatttttttcttgtatgattcaaaggttttaaaaaaatatttatctcataTTGAGATCTTATAGTGGAATTTTTTGCAGCCCTTTATTtgatccactgtctgaaacaagcagcTTTAGCGCCTCTCTTTAAGGCCTCCTTTCACAAAAgcccactttcttctgattggctgcccctcatttGGCTTCTGCAAACAGACCCTGGTGTTTGAGGGCACCACCTCCTTCTCTTGCCAGTGTGCGAACATGCTaaatgctactttttttttttttcatcacgtTGCTTTAATAAAAAGTTGCAAACTCAGATCATTTCTGATCAGCTCTGTGCCATCTGCCCTTTCAGATACAGCCATGTACAACACAACCCTGGCTCCACCCAACACAGGGCAAACATCTAACACACCACCAGGTTAGTGATTGCAGCACTCACCCAGGATATACTAATAATACACCTGTTAGTTGCAAATTCTGTGGCATACTCAGCAGCCTTTGTCTGAGCATTTGGCAATGATAGTAAATGCAGCAACACAGCATGCAAACGGTTTAAGTTATTAATGTATCTTTGCTGTTTTCTTATTTAAATAATTGAAGAAGGTCAATTGAGTTTTTTCCTGCATCCTCCATGTTTCATTTGAATGTCTGATCCAAGCAGGGTTTAGATATGTTGTGTCCTAAATGGAAATGTTACAAAATTAAGCACACGTGAACCAGACAGAACCCCTACTGAATATTACCAACATTATGTCGAAAAATTATCTATGTAAATAATATGTAATAGAGATTTCTGCACATCTTATGACTTGATAACTATGTGGAAAACACATGGTGTAATAATATTGGCAAGGGGTCTGAATCCCGTTGATGACGACATCATGCACAATAACAGGTCTGCAAGAGTACACCCTCTTCGAGATCTTCAactcttgtctctctctgtttctcagcTGAAGATGACCCCACACACAAAGTAGATGACAGCAACACCCGCATTCTTATTGGATGCTTAGTAGCCATCATCTTTATCCTTGTTGCCATTATTGTCATCATGTTGTGGAGGCAAGTGTGGCAGAAGATGCTGGAAAAGGTGAGCTCATCATTTGTGCCTTTCAACTAAAGATTTCTTTTCAGAGATGGTCAGTTCTGTTTCTTCACTCCAACATTCTTTATTTTAGGCTTCTCGTCAGATGCTGGATGATGAACTAACTGCTAGTTTGTCAATACAGAGTGAGACATTGGGCTACAACCACAGCCACAACCAATCAAACACAACCAATGAACAGGAGCCTAATTCAACCTATGAGCACATCTTTCCTCTCGGTTCAGACTATCAGGAACCATCGCGCCTCATAAGTAAGCTGCCGGAGTTTTCACAGAGATCAGAAGAATCCAGTaagtaaacacagaaacagctACTTACATATTCAAATGTATTTGAGTTTGTATGCGCTGATTTATAGTGGCCACATCTCGTGTTGCCTTTCAGGTTCAACCAGCACTTCTGCTTCTAAATCCATCGCCTCTACTGCAGTCCAAGATGGCGTCCCTCACTATGCAGAGGCAGACATTGTAAACCTACAAGGTGTAACTGGAAGCAACACATATGCCATCCCTGCAGTAACTATGGACCTCTTGTCAGGGAAGGATGTTGCTGTGGAGGAGTTCCCACGAAAACtgctcacatttaaagagaagcTTGGAGAAGGCCAGTTCGGAGAGGTGTGAGCTCCTGGCGTGATTCTTACAGCTGCAGTTTGATTGGGATGAAGTGCAGGTTAAGCCTTGAATCTCACTCTCTCCCATCTTTCGCTTTCTCTTTTAGGTGCACTTGTGTGAAGCAGAAGGAATGCAGGAGTTTATGAATAAAGAGTTTTTGTTTGACATCGCAGAAGACCAGCCCGTCTTAGTGGCCGTGAAGATGCTCCGTTCAGATGCCAACAAAAATGCAAGGTTTGGCGTCTGAccctttaaatgaaataaatttgtAAGCACACACATGAAGTTTTGATATTTCTCACTTTCACCTTGCAAATTGTTTTCTATTTGAAGGAACGACTtccttaaagaaataaagatcATGTCACGTTTGAAGGACCCCAACATCATTCGCCTGCTAGCTGTGTGCATCTACAGCGACCCTCTCTGCATGATCACAGAGTACATGGAGAACGGAGATCTCAACCAGTTTCTGTCCCGCCACAAACCAGAGGGACAGCTTGCTCAGCTTAGCAATGCGCCTACTGTCAGGTGAGAATGTGGCTGATGTatgcaaatatataaaatgtgacTTTCCAGCAGATTACATGATTatttgtcctctctcctctccagctTTAGTAATCTCTGCTACATGGCCACTCAGATAGCCTCGGGGATGAAGTACCTGTCCTCTCTAAACTTTGTTCATCGAGACTTGGCCACACGAAACTGCCTGGTGGGCAAAAAGTATACAATAAAGATAGCTGACTTTGGAATGAGCAGAAACCTGTACAGTGGGGACTACTACCGGATCCAGGGCAGAGCAGTGCTGCCTATACGCTGGATGTCATGGGAGAGCATCCTGCTGGTGAGGACTTTTGTTTGTATTCATAGTTCCTGCAATaata
Proteins encoded:
- the ddr2a gene encoding discoidin domain-containing receptor 2, which gives rise to MKHPWDIHFLLLILIYLLGAVTSQVNPGVCRYPLGMSGGQIQDEDISASSQWSDTTAARYGRLDFEEGDGAWCPEITVEPDNLKEFLQIDLRSLHFITLVGTQGRHAGGIGNEFAQMYKIKYSRDGSRWISWRNRQGKQVIEGNRNAYDIVLKDLEPPIIARFVRFMPVTDHSMNVCMRVELYGCEWLDGLVSYNAPVGGRMNLPNYPVYLNDSVYDGAIIYSMTEGLGQLTDGVCGLDNFTVSHDPNGWPGYDYVGWNNESFPNGFVEIMFEFDRIRNFTTMKVHCSNMFSRHVKAFRQVVCYFRSDSDWETTPLSFSPVVDEKNPSARFVIVSLANHMASAIKCQFYFADAWMLFSEITFQSDTAMYNTTLAPPNTGQTSNTPPAEDDPTHKVDDSNTRILIGCLVAIIFILVAIIVIMLWRQVWQKMLEKASRQMLDDELTASLSIQSETLGYNHSHNQSNTTNEQEPNSTYEHIFPLGSDYQEPSRLISKLPEFSQRSEESSSTSTSASKSIASTAVQDGVPHYAEADIVNLQGVTGSNTYAIPAVTMDLLSGKDVAVEEFPRKLLTFKEKLGEGQFGEVHLCEAEGMQEFMNKEFLFDIAEDQPVLVAVKMLRSDANKNARNDFLKEIKIMSRLKDPNIIRLLAVCIYSDPLCMITEYMENGDLNQFLSRHKPEGQLAQLSNAPTVSFSNLCYMATQIASGMKYLSSLNFVHRDLATRNCLVGKKYTIKIADFGMSRNLYSGDYYRIQGRAVLPIRWMSWESILLGKFTTASDMWAFGVTLWEILNFCKEQPYSQLTDEQVIENTGEFFRDQKRQIYLPQPVLCPDSLYKIMLSCWRRNTKERPSFLEIHRALLEMQS